A genome region from Acetonema longum DSM 6540 includes the following:
- the flgL gene encoding flagellar hook-associated protein FlgL has product MRITNNMMIADTVWNINKNAARLSKAQQQMSSQQKIQLPSDDPVVATRAIKYRNYVDTVAQYQKNVEDAASWQKVTESALNDLGDIITRARELTVEASSDVLTEEELQKIKAEVIQLQQEAVDVMNTSYAGRYVFAGFATDEAPFELVSTSAGDKVMFKGQYLSIGGPMADSLSDADITAFCTANASDIYQDSGDQAIQYNIGYGAQVAVNLEGQDVTGQETDSNLFDTFAKLLLALDGETSYKTAEVSGTPAAVTVTANNFEIDDLLTDWDEDHERVLTEQADLGARMNYVNMTKNRLSNDHETYTTLMSNNEDVDTAEASIALTTAEYVYEASLAVGAKTINKTLVDFLA; this is encoded by the coding sequence ATGCGGATCACCAACAACATGATGATTGCCGATACCGTCTGGAATATCAATAAAAACGCCGCACGGCTGAGCAAAGCCCAGCAGCAGATGTCGAGCCAGCAGAAGATTCAGCTCCCCTCCGACGACCCTGTGGTAGCGACGCGGGCCATCAAATACCGCAACTATGTTGATACGGTGGCCCAATACCAAAAAAACGTGGAAGACGCTGCTTCCTGGCAGAAAGTAACCGAGAGCGCCCTCAACGATTTAGGCGATATTATTACCCGGGCGCGGGAATTGACGGTAGAGGCTTCCAGCGATGTTTTGACCGAGGAGGAACTGCAGAAAATCAAGGCAGAAGTGATCCAGCTGCAGCAGGAAGCAGTTGACGTCATGAATACTTCTTACGCCGGGCGCTATGTTTTTGCCGGTTTTGCCACCGACGAGGCGCCGTTTGAATTGGTCTCCACCTCTGCCGGCGATAAAGTGATGTTTAAAGGCCAGTATCTGAGCATCGGCGGGCCGATGGCCGATTCCCTCAGCGACGCAGATATCACCGCCTTTTGCACGGCTAACGCGTCGGATATATATCAGGACAGCGGCGACCAAGCCATCCAATACAATATTGGCTATGGCGCCCAGGTGGCGGTAAACCTGGAAGGCCAGGATGTCACCGGCCAGGAGACTGACAGCAATCTGTTCGATACTTTTGCCAAGCTGCTCCTGGCTCTGGACGGCGAAACCAGCTATAAGACGGCTGAAGTTAGCGGGACGCCGGCTGCCGTCACAGTGACCGCCAATAATTTTGAAATTGACGACCTGCTCACCGACTGGGACGAAGATCACGAGCGGGTACTGACGGAGCAGGCCGACTTGGGGGCCCGCATGAACTATGTCAACATGACGAAAAACCGCCTGAGCAATGACCATGAAACCTATACCACTCTGATGAGCAACAACGAGGATGTGGATACAGCGGAAGCTTCCATAGCGCTGACCACGGCCGAATATGTTTATGAGGCGTCTCTGGCAGTGGGAGCAAAGACGATCAACAAAACGCTGGTAGACTTCTTAGCATGA
- a CDS encoding flagellar hook capping FlgD N-terminal domain-containing protein, whose amino-acid sequence MSNTITNYWLTPTTTEKSSTTGSNSLSDFDSFIQLLATELQYQDPTDPVSSTEYVSQMAQINSLEALQNIYTGISNTAAFDMIGQEVAYQITDASGNVVTYTGTVQSVISYGGNTYLNVDGTAVTLDCVVEVGNISDSGDTTATA is encoded by the coding sequence ATGAGCAATACGATCACCAATTACTGGCTAACCCCGACCACTACGGAAAAGAGCAGCACCACAGGCAGCAACAGCCTGAGTGATTTCGACTCGTTCATTCAGCTGCTGGCAACTGAACTGCAATATCAGGACCCTACCGATCCGGTCAGCAGTACCGAGTATGTGTCCCAAATGGCCCAGATCAATTCGCTGGAGGCTCTGCAGAACATCTACACCGGAATCAGCAATACCGCGGCCTTCGATATGATCGGCCAGGAGGTGGCCTATCAGATCACCGATGCATCAGGCAATGTCGTTACCTATACCGGCACCGTGCAGTCGGTGATCTCTTACGGCGGCAATACCTATCTGAATGTGGATGGAACCGCCGTGACCCTTGATTGTGTGGTGGAAGTGGGCAACATTTCGGATTCCGGTGACACCACAGCCACAGCCTAA
- the flgK gene encoding flagellar hook-associated protein FlgK, translating to MSSTFGGYSVAYSGMLVNHTNLAVTSANLSNVNTAGYSRVRAANVETNTPLSGGASVGNGSSVEEIRRARNQFLDQTYRRQNAESGYWAVKSGDLEYMQEVLMEFVANDDDGTSDDGLQQMIEDFFYSWDELSKDPSSVSTRQSVTEAGVSLISALSGIDEQLQQLQQDAVNRVRDSVASLNDLAGQVAVLNKEISRAEAGGGEATYLRDQRDSLLDEMSSLANIKVSVQSNGVFQVTIDGVTLVSGDRAYELVTEGDGSSANPLTVQWADFDRRAGITSGSIKAYLEDADPTGCQTIDAAGLPYDFTADATSSITNLRQGLNDLITTLAIEINAVHSSGIGLDGSTGLDFFTTVDASQPLSISNIQVNPKIADDWNKIAASASGEAGDNTIANQIYDLSSGEYFQYDTSSMNCNDFYQALISWLGTAGDNAEGYYETQTALVQQLDTQRQLVASVSMDEEMSNMIMYQNAYSASSRVLSTIDGLIGDLIAEIG from the coding sequence ATGAGTTCGACTTTTGGCGGCTACAGCGTTGCCTATTCGGGAATGCTTGTGAATCACACCAACCTGGCGGTTACCAGCGCCAACCTGTCCAATGTCAATACTGCCGGTTATTCCCGGGTGAGGGCAGCCAATGTGGAAACCAATACTCCTTTATCGGGAGGAGCGTCCGTGGGAAACGGCTCCAGCGTGGAAGAAATCCGGCGGGCGCGCAACCAGTTTCTCGATCAAACCTATCGCCGGCAAAATGCCGAATCCGGCTACTGGGCGGTTAAAAGCGGCGATTTGGAATACATGCAGGAAGTGCTGATGGAGTTTGTGGCCAATGATGATGACGGGACCTCCGACGACGGTTTGCAGCAAATGATCGAAGACTTTTTTTACAGCTGGGACGAACTGAGCAAAGACCCCAGCAGTGTCAGTACCCGCCAGTCGGTTACCGAAGCCGGGGTTTCCCTCATCAGCGCCCTGAGCGGGATCGACGAGCAATTGCAGCAGCTGCAGCAGGACGCCGTGAACCGGGTCAGGGACAGCGTGGCCAGCCTGAACGACCTGGCCGGACAAGTCGCCGTCCTGAACAAGGAAATCTCCCGGGCCGAGGCCGGCGGCGGGGAAGCCACCTATCTGCGGGATCAGCGCGACAGCCTTTTGGACGAGATGTCTTCCCTGGCCAATATCAAAGTGTCAGTACAGTCCAACGGCGTCTTCCAGGTCACCATTGACGGCGTGACTCTGGTCAGCGGCGACCGGGCCTATGAATTGGTGACGGAAGGCGACGGATCGAGCGCCAATCCGCTGACAGTGCAATGGGCTGATTTTGACCGCCGGGCCGGCATTACCAGCGGCAGCATCAAAGCGTATCTGGAGGACGCCGATCCAACCGGCTGCCAGACTATTGACGCCGCCGGCCTTCCCTATGACTTCACTGCAGACGCAACCAGTTCCATCACCAATCTGCGGCAAGGCTTGAATGACTTGATCACCACCCTGGCGATTGAAATCAATGCAGTGCACAGTAGCGGCATCGGTCTTGACGGCAGCACCGGCCTGGATTTTTTCACCACTGTCGACGCCAGCCAGCCGCTCAGTATCAGCAATATCCAGGTCAATCCTAAGATAGCGGACGATTGGAATAAGATTGCCGCGTCTGCCAGCGGCGAAGCCGGCGACAATACCATCGCCAATCAGATCTATGATCTGAGTAGCGGCGAATACTTTCAATATGACACTTCATCAATGAATTGCAACGATTTTTATCAGGCCCTGATTTCCTGGCTGGGAACCGCCGGCGATAACGCCGAAGGGTACTACGAAACCCAGACCGCTCTGGTCCAGCAGTTGGACACGCAGCGGCAGTTGGTGGCCAGTGTTTCCATGGACGAGGAAATGTCGAACATGATTATGTATCAGAACGCGTACAGCGCCAGTTCGCGGGTGCTCAGCACCATTGACGGCCTGATCGGCGATTTGATTGCCGAAATAGGATAA
- a CDS encoding flagellar hook protein FlgE, with product MMMALYSGVSGLKSQQSNLDVISNNIANVNTTGYKQQRVSFSDLLSQTLSGASGATSTRGGVNAKQIGLGVSIASTDILMTVGSTQSTGVSTDVSIGGSGFFIVQGGSVGQYQFTRAGNFGVDEQGNLTVGGYQVCGWLDYGGQPQADGSYVYNTNKEVEPINIFSDIYNGNKQIINPTPTTAATFTGNLDPSAEVASTATGLNDIGGTVDEFDKTTSMTVYDAQGNSYDIQINWKKCYVDNTDPANPVTSWYWEASSAASNLTVAASGYVEFDASGNIITTDPTDFNTTPTITLTPSGASASTAPFNISLDFTNVSTYTSATDSGVTVSYIDGYAAGELQDISIGSNGVITGIYSNDQTQPLGMIALAVFSNPEGLEKIGTNLYTTSANSGDFTGGVAAGSGGTGTLSSGTLEMSNVDLAEQFTQMMIAQRAYQANSKILSTADEMLQSLINM from the coding sequence ATGATGATGGCGCTCTATTCCGGGGTATCGGGCCTTAAGTCCCAGCAGTCCAACCTCGATGTGATCTCCAATAATATCGCCAACGTAAACACTACCGGTTATAAGCAGCAACGGGTCAGCTTCAGCGACCTCTTAAGCCAGACCCTCAGCGGCGCTTCCGGCGCCACCAGCACCCGCGGCGGCGTGAATGCCAAACAAATCGGACTTGGCGTCAGCATTGCCTCCACCGATATTCTCATGACGGTAGGCAGCACCCAGTCTACCGGCGTCAGTACCGACGTATCTATCGGCGGCAGCGGCTTCTTCATCGTCCAGGGCGGTTCGGTAGGCCAATACCAGTTTACCCGTGCCGGCAATTTCGGCGTGGACGAGCAGGGCAACCTGACCGTCGGCGGCTATCAGGTCTGCGGTTGGCTGGACTATGGCGGACAGCCCCAGGCTGACGGCTCTTATGTTTATAACACCAATAAAGAAGTAGAACCCATTAACATTTTTTCTGATATCTATAACGGCAACAAACAGATCATCAACCCTACTCCCACCACTGCCGCTACTTTTACCGGCAATCTTGACCCCTCGGCAGAGGTTGCTTCCACTGCTACTGGGCTCAATGATATCGGCGGCACAGTCGACGAGTTTGACAAAACGACATCAATGACGGTCTATGATGCCCAGGGCAACAGTTACGATATTCAGATCAACTGGAAAAAGTGCTATGTTGACAATACGGACCCCGCTAATCCGGTGACCAGCTGGTATTGGGAAGCCTCTTCCGCCGCCTCGAATCTGACGGTTGCTGCCAGCGGCTATGTTGAGTTTGATGCCAGCGGCAACATTATCACCACCGATCCGACTGATTTCAATACCACGCCGACGATTACCCTGACCCCGTCCGGCGCCTCGGCCAGCACCGCGCCCTTTAACATCAGCCTGGATTTTACCAACGTTTCCACCTATACCAGCGCTACCGACAGCGGCGTCACCGTTTCCTATATCGACGGCTATGCAGCGGGCGAACTTCAGGATATCAGCATCGGCTCCAATGGGGTCATTACCGGTATCTACAGCAATGACCAGACGCAGCCCCTGGGGATGATCGCCCTGGCGGTTTTCTCCAATCCTGAAGGTCTGGAGAAAATAGGAACCAACCTTTATACAACCAGCGCCAACTCCGGCGATTTTACCGGCGGCGTTGCTGCCGGCAGCGGCGGTACGGGCACCTTGAGTTCCGGCACGCTGGAAATGTCCAATGTGGATCTGGCCGAACAATTCACCCAGATGATGATCGCCCAGCGGGCCTATCAGGCCAACAGCAAGATCCTTTCCACCGCTGATGAAATGCTGCAATCTCTCATCAACATGTGA
- a CDS encoding SAM-dependent methyltransferase — MYTFTNQFISNDKNAEFLKAAMMGPNALRVTEELTSHLNINENMRILDLGCGCGLSTILLAKKFGACVFAADLWISPTENYERFQSIGIDDKAVPIFVDATKGLPFANGYFDLLFTVDAYHYFGDTAEMLPSLIPFVKKGGYIAVAIPGLKYEFEKNVPDEMQPFWNSEMERTLHSLDWWKDLWKMAEGIEIVDSREMACCRQAWKEWQTGYHPIVADDIKMMEAEGGKYFNLVQLIAKII, encoded by the coding sequence ATGTATACATTTACAAACCAGTTTATTTCTAATGATAAAAATGCGGAGTTCTTGAAAGCTGCTATGATGGGGCCAAACGCCTTGCGAGTAACAGAGGAATTAACGTCACACCTAAACATTAATGAGAATATGCGAATCCTTGACCTCGGTTGCGGGTGTGGCCTTTCCACGATTTTATTAGCGAAAAAATTTGGTGCGTGTGTTTTCGCCGCCGACCTTTGGATTTCGCCAACTGAAAACTATGAGCGTTTCCAATCTATCGGAATTGATGATAAGGCCGTTCCCATTTTCGTAGACGCGACTAAAGGATTGCCTTTCGCAAATGGATATTTTGACTTGTTGTTCACGGTGGACGCTTACCATTATTTCGGTGATACGGCGGAAATGCTCCCGTCGCTCATTCCTTTTGTAAAAAAGGGCGGCTATATCGCCGTGGCTATTCCCGGCTTAAAATACGAATTTGAGAAAAACGTTCCCGATGAAATGCAGCCGTTTTGGAATAGCGAAATGGAAAGAACCTTGCATTCTCTTGATTGGTGGAAGGATTTATGGAAGATGGCAGAGGGTATTGAAATAGTGGACAGTCGTGAAATGGCCTGCTGCAGACAGGCGTGGAAAGAGTGGCAGACCGGTTATCACCCCATTGTCGCTGATGACATCAAAATGATGGAAGCTGAGGGTGGAAAGTATTTTAATCTCGTTCAGTTGATAGCTAAAATTATCTGA
- a CDS encoding BMC domain-containing protein, whose amino-acid sequence MKSAIGLLEMKNITKGILAADAMLKAAPVELVTAQSLCPGKYMVMVAGDVGAVQSAVSSGRAAGGAENIVDEFVLPNLHPNLFPALTGCTEAKQLRSLGLIESYSVASAIIAADTAVKAAAVELLEVRLARGMGGKALVTLSGEVGAVTAAVRAGSSAILDSGFLADQLVLPAPHKELAALVL is encoded by the coding sequence ATGAAAAGCGCCATTGGCTTACTGGAAATGAAGAATATTACCAAGGGCATTCTGGCTGCCGATGCCATGCTAAAAGCCGCTCCGGTGGAGTTGGTAACCGCCCAGTCCCTGTGTCCGGGCAAGTATATGGTCATGGTGGCCGGCGACGTGGGCGCCGTTCAGAGCGCGGTCAGCAGCGGCCGGGCAGCTGGCGGCGCGGAGAATATCGTGGATGAATTCGTCCTGCCCAATCTGCATCCCAACCTGTTTCCGGCATTGACCGGCTGTACCGAGGCAAAACAGCTCCGTTCCCTGGGACTGATTGAAAGTTATTCCGTAGCCTCGGCCATTATTGCCGCCGATACGGCCGTAAAAGCCGCTGCTGTTGAGCTGCTGGAAGTTCGGCTGGCCCGGGGAATGGGCGGCAAAGCCCTGGTAACGTTAAGCGGCGAGGTTGGGGCCGTCACCGCCGCCGTGCGGGCCGGCAGCAGTGCTATTCTAGACAGCGGCTTTTTGGCGGATCAGCTGGTTCTGCCAGCGCCCCACAAAGAACTGGCGGCCCTGGTGCTTTAA
- the fliD gene encoding flagellar filament capping protein FliD — protein MSSSSSVTSTTVSGTTRVTGLVSGIDVDSIVEQLMSAKKTKLNKLQQQQQLAEWRQETYRGIISEVQSFTSKYFDVTSSSSLLSQSTFRQFQTSSSSAVTVTAGSGAAAGTHSIQVSQLATAATRTTDGRLSQDIRGASAADYSSLTGKSFVIEVDGSKKTVTLDDSVADAASLQTAIDKAVGEGKVTVTEDAGVLTIAAASGSGVQKITVSSSGSSSSALESLGFSGEGAILSNRIDTSATLETLAGTIANSFTFNSDDQVEFAVNGVSFTFDKDDTLDQVMKKINQSDAGVTLSYNSLSDQLVLTAGETGAGQTLTVTETDSTFLAAALSQASAGQDAKLTLDGQELTRSSNTVTVDGVIYTLNETTTEAVTVTLAQDTDTIYDTIAGFVNDYNALIDSINAELSAEYDSDYPPLTEDQKAEMSEDEIEEWEAKAKTGLLAGDSVLKNLLSNLRTAVYDSVAGQSVTISGIGITTGTYDEKGKLHIDETKLKEAIEANPEGVMNLFTQQSSAYSGTTTVRTLNSGELQTRYKEEGLAYRFYDILQANVSTIRDNSGNKGLLLQKAGTSGDASSTDNVLTNAINDYQERIEKEEERLDEEEERLYAQYTSLETYISQMNAQLTALQSYLNTGS, from the coding sequence ATGTCCAGTTCAAGCAGCGTGACATCAACTACGGTCAGCGGAACGACAAGAGTTACCGGACTGGTTTCCGGCATTGATGTGGATTCGATTGTCGAGCAATTGATGAGCGCAAAAAAAACCAAATTAAACAAGCTGCAGCAACAGCAGCAGCTGGCGGAATGGAGGCAGGAGACATACCGCGGCATTATCAGCGAGGTGCAGTCCTTTACCAGCAAGTACTTTGACGTGACTTCCTCCAGCAGCCTGCTGAGCCAGAGCACTTTCCGGCAATTCCAGACCAGCAGCAGCAGTGCCGTGACGGTGACAGCCGGCAGCGGCGCCGCGGCGGGAACCCACAGCATCCAGGTCAGCCAGCTGGCCACGGCAGCCACTCGGACGACTGACGGCAGACTGTCGCAGGATATCCGGGGCGCCAGTGCCGCCGATTATTCGTCCCTGACAGGCAAAAGCTTTGTGATCGAAGTGGATGGCAGCAAAAAGACGGTGACTCTGGATGATTCGGTTGCCGATGCCGCGTCCCTGCAGACAGCCATCGACAAGGCCGTAGGCGAGGGTAAGGTGACGGTGACCGAGGACGCCGGGGTGCTGACCATTGCCGCTGCTTCCGGCAGCGGCGTGCAGAAGATTACCGTCAGCAGTTCCGGTTCGTCCAGCAGTGCCTTGGAGTCGCTTGGCTTCAGCGGCGAAGGAGCGATCCTGTCCAACCGGATTGATACCTCCGCCACCTTGGAGACGCTAGCCGGCACTATAGCCAACAGCTTCACCTTCAACAGCGACGATCAGGTCGAATTTGCGGTCAACGGGGTCAGCTTTACCTTTGACAAAGACGATACCTTGGACCAAGTGATGAAGAAAATTAATCAAAGCGACGCCGGCGTGACTCTTTCCTACAACTCTCTTTCCGATCAGCTGGTATTAACAGCCGGCGAGACCGGCGCCGGGCAAACCCTGACCGTGACTGAGACCGACAGCACCTTTCTGGCGGCTGCCTTGAGCCAGGCCTCTGCCGGACAGGACGCCAAGCTGACTCTGGACGGGCAGGAACTGACCCGCAGCTCCAATACCGTAACTGTTGACGGCGTGATCTATACCCTAAACGAAACTACTACGGAAGCGGTTACCGTAACCCTGGCGCAGGATACTGACACCATTTACGATACCATTGCCGGTTTTGTCAATGATTATAATGCGCTGATTGACAGCATCAACGCCGAGTTATCCGCCGAGTATGATTCGGATTATCCGCCGCTGACGGAAGATCAGAAGGCCGAAATGTCGGAAGACGAAATAGAAGAGTGGGAGGCCAAGGCCAAAACCGGTCTCTTAGCCGGCGACTCGGTGCTGAAAAACCTGCTGAGCAACCTGCGGACGGCTGTGTACGATTCGGTTGCCGGCCAGTCGGTCACGATCAGCGGCATCGGCATTACCACTGGCACTTATGATGAAAAGGGCAAATTGCATATTGACGAGACCAAGCTAAAAGAAGCCATTGAGGCCAACCCTGAGGGAGTGATGAATCTCTTCACCCAGCAGTCGTCTGCCTATTCCGGGACTACCACCGTGCGCACCTTAAACAGCGGCGAGCTGCAGACCCGCTACAAAGAGGAGGGCCTGGCCTACCGGTTCTACGACATTCTGCAGGCCAATGTTTCAACCATCCGGGACAACAGCGGCAATAAGGGACTGCTGCTGCAGAAGGCGGGGACAAGCGGCGACGCTTCCTCTACCGATAATGTGCTGACCAATGCCATTAACGATTATCAGGAGAGAATTGAGAAAGAAGAAGAACGGCTGGATGAGGAAGAGGAGAGGCTTTACGCCCAATATACCTCTCTGGAAACTTATATCAGCCAGATGAATGCGCAGCTGACAGCCCTGCAGTCCTATCTCAATACCGGGAGCTGA
- the flgK gene encoding flagellar hook-associated protein FlgK, with the protein MASTFMGLSIASRGLAASKIGLSVTANNTSNVNTTGYSRQVVNQSAAGPSAVYSGRLYVGAGAQVDSVLRVRDFRLDQKYWQENSSLGKWETQANYLQEIESILGEPSSSGFTTTMDEFYGLLETLSTNPGDSAARTALQQAGAAVAVYLNDASQRLTQLRSDVNVDVKTTVTQINSYTQQIAELNQRITTASAAGSAANELKDQRDALIDELAKLAGIRVSEIVTGTQSDGTETKVLSITVDGSTLVNGDKARQLEAYTITDGSAQNGLYGIRWKDTGASFDPGDNGSLKALLDMRDSAGSDSKGIPCYISQLDEFARTFAKAFNEGIYKGGASYYGGHAGGVGLDGSTGIRFFSFDGLSSADLMASGAGTDEVYANITAANISLSQDVLGDINTIAAASAAGGDENNENINDLISIVQDSRMFNSGTPEDFMNSIIATLGTSSAYAQRQNDNQTTLVKYISGSRSSLAGVSTNEETANMTKYQQAYDASAQMVTVWNQIYATTINMVSSD; encoded by the coding sequence ATGGCTTCTACATTCATGGGCCTCAGCATTGCTTCGCGCGGTCTGGCCGCCAGCAAAATCGGCCTGTCGGTGACGGCCAACAACACCAGCAACGTGAATACCACCGGTTATTCGCGGCAGGTTGTGAATCAAAGCGCCGCCGGCCCTTCCGCGGTTTACAGCGGCCGCCTCTATGTGGGCGCGGGAGCCCAGGTCGATTCAGTGCTGCGGGTCCGGGATTTTCGTCTGGACCAGAAATACTGGCAGGAGAATAGTTCCCTGGGCAAATGGGAAACCCAGGCCAACTATCTGCAGGAAATCGAATCCATCCTGGGAGAGCCCTCCAGCAGCGGCTTTACGACTACCATGGATGAATTCTATGGGTTGCTGGAGACCTTGTCCACGAATCCCGGCGATTCGGCGGCCCGGACTGCGCTGCAGCAGGCAGGGGCTGCCGTGGCCGTCTATCTGAACGATGCCTCGCAGAGACTGACCCAGCTCCGCAGTGATGTTAACGTTGATGTGAAAACAACGGTGACCCAGATCAATTCCTACACCCAGCAGATTGCCGAACTGAACCAGCGGATCACCACGGCGTCAGCCGCCGGCTCTGCCGCCAATGAGCTTAAAGACCAGAGGGATGCCCTGATTGACGAGCTGGCCAAGCTGGCCGGCATCCGGGTCAGTGAAATTGTGACAGGCACTCAGTCTGATGGCACGGAAACAAAAGTCCTGTCCATCACGGTCGACGGCTCCACGCTGGTCAATGGCGACAAAGCCCGGCAGCTGGAAGCGTATACCATAACCGACGGCAGCGCCCAAAACGGCTTGTACGGCATCCGCTGGAAAGATACCGGTGCGTCATTCGATCCGGGCGACAACGGTTCGCTTAAAGCCCTGCTCGACATGCGGGACAGCGCTGGCTCAGACAGCAAGGGAATCCCCTGCTATATCAGCCAGTTGGACGAGTTTGCCCGCACCTTTGCCAAAGCCTTCAATGAAGGCATCTACAAAGGCGGCGCCTCCTATTACGGCGGCCATGCCGGTGGTGTCGGCCTCGACGGGTCCACCGGCATCCGCTTTTTCTCCTTTGACGGCCTGTCGTCAGCCGACCTGATGGCCAGCGGCGCCGGTACGGATGAGGTCTACGCCAATATCACGGCCGCCAATATATCGCTGTCCCAGGATGTGCTGGGCGATATCAACACGATTGCCGCTGCCTCTGCGGCCGGCGGGGACGAGAATAATGAAAACATCAATGACCTGATCAGCATCGTGCAGGATTCCCGCATGTTCAACAGCGGCACCCCTGAGGACTTTATGAACTCGATTATCGCCACTCTTGGCACGTCCAGCGCCTATGCCCAACGGCAAAATGACAATCAGACCACGCTGGTGAAATATATCAGCGGCAGCCGTTCTTCTCTGGCGGGCGTCTCCACCAATGAAGAAACGGCCAACATGACCAAATATCAGCAGGCTTACGACGCATCGGCGCAAATGGTCACTGTATGGAACCAAATTTACGCCACGACGATCAATATGGTATCGTCAGATTAA